The region TTCACGTGTGTTTGATCATTCACTGTAAACATTTGGATAATTCATACTCCCAGTAACTTCCCATATGTAGCATGCAAACATATTTGTGTTTGTAATTTTGTGCAGCCAAAACATTTTAAACTTAATCAAAACCCAATGACAATGCATCCGTTAATGTAATCTAACTCAAGTAAAAGAAGATAAAACAATGTACTGTAAGAAAATGAAGACAGCTAAATTCATTGATTAATTTTTGTTAACCCTTCCTTAAGTATTTCATAACTAGACTAGATCAGAGTATTAGTACCTTGTTAAACTAGCGACAGAAATATGGTGTATATCTGGAGATAtagatgagagagagagagagagagagagagagagagcatgGGAGTTAGAGTGGAGCAAAGCTAGAGAAGAGCATGGAATTGAGAAGGACAGAAGCTTCCTCCAAAGTAAAAAGACGACTGATCATCTGAACTAGCTGCTCCACCGAGTAAACACACTTACCTTCTGAACTCATCTTCCCCTGAATCACCTCCGACTTCACCAACATCTGCAACACTCTGTTCCTATTATTCAAACTCATATTCTCACTTGCCAAACAATCATCCACCGGCATTGCCTTCAGCACGTTAACTTGCGCTTCTAAAAACTTGATGTACTTACCAGCATTCTCCAGAACCATCGTTGTATCCATTCTCTTCTTCTTGTGTGTGGGAAGAAGCTCCTTTAAGCTCTCAATCTTCTCCCGTACTCTTTGTCGTCTCTGACGAGCTAAGTCTCTCTGACGCTTGTGTTTCAGGTGAGTTGCACGAGGAGAGAGAGGTGAGTTAAGTTGTGATGATGACTGAGTCTCCAGTTTCGACTCAGTGTCTGGCTTTTCTTCAAGAGAGCATAAGTTTGGTAACTGAAACAATGAAGCCTGGTTGGAAATGTGATCTGACTGTTGCATGAAATCAGTCTCTTCAGGCTCGGTTTTCGGAACTCTAAAGGTGGTGTTGGTGGTTGAATCGAGTGAGGACTCAGGCTTGACATGTAAGCCATTGGAGATGAGAGGTGTGTTGAAGATGGGAAATGGATTAGAGACAGGAGAGATGGATGTTTGGTCAGGATTGTCGAAAAACAGAGGAAGCAGAGGCTTCTGATCAGTGATGCTTTGCAAGGATGGATATCCGAGTGATGACGATGAATAGAAGGTGTATGGATCATCGAAAGATGCTATGATGTTTTGTTGCTCTGCATCGAGATAAAAATATTTCTCCATTGTTCACAGTTGCTATGGAGCTGAAACGCAGAAAACAAACAAACCTTGTTATTTGAAGCACATAGATAAGAGACACACAAATGTGTAGTAAAATATATGTAGTATTACAAACAAATGAGGGGGAGGGGGGGGTGAATCATTATGGGGAAAAGAGCAGACGGCTAGCTGAGTAATGATGAGCGTACACACGCAGTTAGCAGTAACGTACCAGACCTGGTAATTTTCTTTTGCCAAAAAGTACTCTGCTATAGCCGACAGCTGCTCTGCCATCTGCCTGCCTCTGTCTTCCTCAACGGATTAGTACTACATAATATTCTACTGTCTATAGTGTCTGTGTGTGGGTTACATATAGTATATGAAGAGCACCTGACAAGAAACAATAGATAAAACTCAAGCTATAAAAACTATTTCTTTACTATTGCTCATGAAACATGGAAGTTAGACCAAgaaaacaaaattttaaattataataaatggGTTACAGATGAAATAAGCTAATTTAGATGAGTTAAAAAAACAACTGTACATAAGAATGGGAAAAAAAACCTAAAGAAGCAACAACTGCTTCATGGGATGCTGTCTTGTCGAAATTATAGGCAAACCACTATTAATATTACAAAGCCTACGTTACTCTcatggaagattacattcccaaacaATTAGAAGAAATTCACTACTGTATCATAAAGcggctgctgctgctgctgctgcttcATGGGTTCCTGAAGAAACTACTACCTATCCCATTTGGCATGGAAAATTGGAAGTCTATGCTTTAACCAATGCACCAACTCCTTCTCCAGTGGAGCATTATGTAAAATAGCATCTAGCATTGGGCTGCCTACAACTTTTATTGGTTTCTCAAATGACCAGATTTCTTCCTTTGGCCAAGGTCTTTGTGATTGTTTCTCCTGGTCAATCAATACAAATGCCCATGTTAACTTCAAATACAACAAACCAAAATTATATTCCAGCACAACAAAATGTACAACCACTGATTTAAAGCAACAACCAGACCTGGTGCTTTCTGCTATTTCTAGCAGTTGCTAGAATGTGTATATGTAGGATAACAGTTTTTTCTACAAATTGGTTAAAAATTGCTCCCATATTTGGTAATTTCAGGAAAAGATAGTCTCTCCCTAATAGTTCTTTGCCCCGCGTGTATAAAGCAACTCGAGTTTACTCAgcaagaaaaaagaaaattatcCAAAAGGCAACAGGAACAAAAAATTTGCTTTGGAAATAACATTTCCGTTATTATTTCTTCACAATTTTTATCTGTATTGACACGATATACCACCAGATATACACATTCTTGTTATTCAAAAGTAACATATTCTAGATCCAATCCAGAGTAGATGCCACTTGGGTACCATGCATGGAGTACAGCTTGAGTATAATTTAAGTTTATAACCATACAGGTTCAATGAAATGCATACAGCTAAATGGATAAATAAATCACTCACCATTCTTGCCAGCATAAGTTTCAGAGTCGTTGGACCATATACTCTCTGTCTTGATGGTTTATTGACCTTGGCGTAAAACGAACTAATATCGGGTAGAGATAAACAACCTCTGCTTGCTTTGGTAAGAGTGCAATCTGGCTCCGCATCTTGGTTATGCCAAAAAAGTAGCTGCCCCAAGCAGTAATTCTCACCATATGTCTTGCAATACTCGTGACGATCTGAGCCCAATTTATCGCTGTACTTGGGACCCAGGTCAAGGGGAGTGATATAAACAGGTGGAGATGTTACAGACTTATATTCCTGGAAAAGATATAGTCAATCAATACGGTCCATAAAGAACATATTCAGCCTTTATTGCATTTCAAACCCCCACCCCCTAACCCACCTCAAACCACAAAAATGGGAGAAACAAAAACTGGATGTAAATCGAAAACTTACACGTATTCTAAAAAAGCATTTTGTATAAGCATATAGGTGGATCAAGTCGGCAGCTGCATCATGCCGACACTTGTATGAACATTGTAGATTCCGGACCTCATCCCTCAACCTAAGAGGAAGCAGGAAAGCACAATTGAGTTGCAGAACTACAATTGCAAGATATTACTATTTTGAAGTACAGTCCAACCGGTCTCACCATAGCAAAGATTTGCGAAGCGCCCTCTGAATGTCATCCGAACCAGATGGATCATGAGAACGTATACTAGACCTAAGATCGTTAAGCGTGCTATCCTCCATATAAGGAGCCATGCAATGCAAAAGTTCGCCAACAAGTGATCCTTCTCCTTTCCATACATAGGACACTGCTTCTTCAGGATTAAGCCTCTCTAGTGGAGGTGGCGCTTTCTTTGGATCACCAAAAACACATCTCATGACATACCTCACCTACAAAAATATTCCAAT is a window of Apium graveolens cultivar Ventura chromosome 11, ASM990537v1, whole genome shotgun sequence DNA encoding:
- the LOC141698574 gene encoding uncharacterized protein LOC141698574; amino-acid sequence: MEKYFYLDAEQQNIIASFDDPYTFYSSSSLGYPSLQSITDQKPLLPLFFDNPDQTSISPVSNPFPIFNTPLISNGLHVKPESSLDSTTNTTFRVPKTEPEETDFMQQSDHISNQASLFQLPNLCSLEEKPDTESKLETQSSSQLNSPLSPRATHLKHKRQRDLARQRRQRVREKIESLKELLPTHKKKRMDTTMVLENAGKYIKFLEAQVNVLKAMPVDDCLASENMSLNNRNRVLQMLVKSEVIQGKMSSEGKCVYSVEQLVQMISRLFTLEEASVLLNSMLFSSFAPL